One Halosegnis longus DNA window includes the following coding sequences:
- a CDS encoding type II secretion system F family protein, with translation MVSPLVFVPLLFALALFVLLAVAPTVRWLERLFSRVGWVAFDGPNIPPDTERERTLRAAGIGEPYRIYQAKTLTYTSLAALAGVVVGGYATGGIIRVVGIERLGGAPVVDTLPPVLQGFGVLHFVLLLVGGTVFGGGAAGLSYVLRWQVPAVRADSRAREIDAGMPRMVAFVYALSRGGMPFPKVMETIADNKDVFGTGAEEFEVASRNINLFGADLVSSIRDISDRTPSDQFESFTENLTSVLQSGQDLSEFLHDEYERYREEAEERQQEILDVLATAAEIYVTIVVAGMLFLVTILLIMGLTTGGTLVPIRVITYLVLPALNVAFIAYLSDITQPLRGAAAEQSRERPSVGVDAIPDGGVRTPEVRENILRLRIHRRVGRFRRFLSNPVENIIDRPELLLYVTVPLAGLFVLVQAPSYLDLTAPLTGGMLDVRTFDDAVIQATLFVVVTFGIVYEIGNRRVQKVASSLPDMLDRLASLNEAGLSVVTSFERIHRSDMGSLDDEAKRIWRDIQWGATVEEALDRFETRVKTPSTTRVTTLLTNSMRASNEIGPVLRIAANQARSDQQLKRRRQQETMTYLVVIYISFMVFLLVVGVIVLVLIPNLPTAGEFSAEGAGAAPIQGITEEQKDAYALVFIHAGIVQSAMSGIVGGQMSEGTLRDGLKHASVMLLLSYLVFLAIQWVSANGGIARFTSAFGGSGIGV, from the coding sequence ATGGTCTCGCCGCTCGTCTTCGTCCCCCTGTTGTTCGCGCTCGCGCTGTTCGTGCTGTTGGCCGTCGCGCCGACGGTCCGGTGGCTGGAACGGCTGTTCAGCCGCGTCGGCTGGGTCGCCTTCGACGGGCCGAACATTCCGCCCGACACCGAGCGGGAGCGAACGCTCCGTGCGGCCGGCATCGGCGAGCCGTACCGCATCTACCAGGCCAAGACGCTGACGTACACGAGTCTCGCGGCGCTCGCCGGGGTCGTCGTCGGCGGCTACGCCACCGGCGGCATCATCCGAGTCGTCGGCATCGAGCGGCTCGGCGGCGCTCCGGTCGTCGACACCCTGCCGCCCGTTCTGCAGGGGTTCGGCGTCCTCCACTTCGTGTTGCTGCTCGTCGGCGGCACCGTCTTCGGCGGAGGTGCCGCCGGGCTGTCGTACGTGCTCCGCTGGCAGGTGCCGGCGGTCAGAGCCGACTCCCGCGCCCGGGAAATCGACGCCGGGATGCCCCGGATGGTCGCGTTCGTCTACGCGCTCTCGCGCGGCGGGATGCCGTTCCCGAAGGTGATGGAGACCATCGCCGACAACAAGGACGTGTTCGGCACCGGAGCCGAGGAGTTCGAGGTCGCATCTCGGAACATCAATCTGTTCGGGGCCGACCTGGTCTCCTCGATTCGCGACATCTCCGACCGGACGCCGTCCGACCAGTTCGAGAGCTTCACGGAGAACCTCACCAGCGTCCTCCAGTCGGGCCAGGACCTCTCGGAGTTTCTGCACGACGAGTACGAGCGCTACCGCGAGGAAGCCGAGGAGCGCCAACAGGAGATTCTGGACGTGTTGGCGACCGCCGCCGAGATTTACGTCACTATCGTCGTCGCCGGCATGCTATTTCTGGTGACGATTCTGCTCATCATGGGGCTGACGACCGGCGGGACGCTCGTCCCGATTCGCGTCATCACGTATCTCGTCTTGCCGGCGTTGAACGTCGCCTTTATCGCGTATCTGTCGGATATCACCCAGCCGCTCCGGGGCGCTGCAGCCGAGCAGTCGCGCGAGCGCCCGAGCGTCGGCGTCGACGCGATTCCAGACGGCGGCGTCCGCACGCCCGAGGTGCGAGAGAACATCCTCCGGCTCCGCATCCACCGCCGCGTGGGCCGGTTCCGACGGTTCCTCTCGAATCCGGTCGAGAACATCATCGACCGGCCCGAACTGCTGTTGTACGTGACCGTACCCCTCGCGGGGCTGTTCGTGCTGGTGCAGGCACCGAGCTATCTCGACTTGACCGCCCCGCTCACGGGCGGGATGCTCGACGTGCGCACCTTCGACGACGCCGTGATTCAGGCGACGCTGTTCGTCGTCGTCACCTTCGGCATCGTCTACGAAATCGGGAACCGCCGCGTCCAGAAGGTCGCCTCCTCGCTGCCGGATATGCTCGACCGGCTGGCGAGTCTCAACGAGGCGGGGCTGTCGGTCGTCACGTCGTTCGAGCGCATCCACCGCAGCGACATGGGGTCGCTCGACGACGAAGCAAAGCGCATCTGGCGTGATATCCAGTGGGGCGCGACCGTCGAGGAGGCGCTCGACCGGTTCGAGACGCGCGTGAAGACCCCCTCGACGACCCGCGTGACGACGCTGTTGACCAACTCGATGCGCGCGTCGAACGAAATCGGGCCGGTGTTGCGCATCGCGGCGAACCAGGCGCGTTCAGACCAGCAGCTGAAGCGCCGCCGCCAGCAGGAGACCATGACGTATCTCGTCGTCATCTACATCTCGTTCATGGTGTTTCTGCTCGTCGTGGGCGTCATCGTGCTCGTGTTGATTCCGAACCTGCCGACGGCCGGCGAGTTCTCCGCCGAGGGGGCGGGAGCCGCGCCGATTCAGGGTATCACCGAGGAGCAAAAAGACGCCTACGCGCTCGTGTTCATCCACGCGGGTATCGTCCAGAGCGCGATGTCGGGTATCGTCGGCGGGCAGATGTCCGAAGGGACGTTGCGCGACGGGCTGAAACACGCCAGCGTCATGCTACTGCTCTCGTACCTCGTCTTCCTCGCCATCCAGTGGGTGAGCGCGAACGGCGGCATCGCGCGATTCACCTCGGCGTTCGGCGGCAGCGGCATCGGCGTCTAA
- a CDS encoding class I SAM-dependent methyltransferase gives MEPSAVADAASVRATYDRIADHFSRTRAHPWPQIPAFLDGRSGAVGVALGCGNGRHVELLADCCDRAIGLDLSRELLGVAVERATDYDADWVQGSVNRLPFAADSVDIGVYIATLHHLDSQATRRASLDELARVLAPGGRALVSVWSTTHSTFDETEGFDTVVDWTLPGGDTVPRYYHIYDPDEFERDLAASDLAVERTFTEDGNCFAVVGCEGKRT, from the coding sequence ATGGAGCCGAGCGCGGTCGCCGACGCGGCAAGCGTCAGGGCGACGTACGACCGCATCGCGGACCACTTCTCGCGGACGCGCGCCCACCCGTGGCCGCAGATTCCGGCGTTTCTGGACGGTCGGTCGGGTGCCGTCGGCGTCGCCCTCGGCTGTGGCAACGGCCGCCACGTGGAACTGCTCGCCGACTGCTGTGACCGAGCCATCGGACTCGACCTCTCGCGGGAACTGCTCGGAGTGGCCGTCGAGCGCGCAACCGACTACGACGCCGACTGGGTACAGGGGAGCGTCAACCGGCTACCCTTCGCGGCCGACAGCGTCGATATCGGCGTCTACATCGCCACCCTCCACCATCTCGATTCCCAGGCGACGCGGCGGGCGAGTCTGGACGAGCTCGCGCGCGTGCTCGCGCCGGGTGGCCGTGCGCTCGTGAGCGTGTGGTCGACGACTCACTCGACGTTCGACGAGACGGAGGGGTTCGACACGGTGGTCGACTGGACGCTGCCGGGCGGCGACACCGTCCCCCGGTACTACCACATCTACGACCCCGACGAGTTCGAACGCGACCTCGCTGCGAGTGACCTCGCGGTCGAACGGACGTTCACCGAGGACGGCAACTGCTTTGCCGTTGTCGGGTGTGAAGGGAAACGCACATAG